GATTAGTTGCTAATTTAGTTAACATGAAAATTAATATCTTTTCATTAGAAAATGCTAAAGAAAAAGAAATTGAAATCAAATGAAATGGAAACATCGATGAAGCTGAACTAAATAATCCTGAATTCTTAAACAAAGTAAATAAAAGAAGAGAAAAAACTGCTGGAAACTATGTTAAAGAAAATAACTTTGTTAAAAAAGAAGTTGAAGAAGAAATTGTATTTGTTGAAGAAGATAAATCTATTGATGAAATTCAAGCATCAATTGCAGCATTTGAAAGCTTAAGCGAAGATGACGCTACTTATGAATTTGAAGAAAGTATTGGTAGTGATGAAGATTACGATTCATACTACGAAAAATAGTTTTTAAATGACAAAAGAATTAAATCTTAGAAAAGATGCTGCATCTAATAAGATGTATCCAAAAATTGAACTTATTAGAGTTGTAAGAAATAAGAGCGGAGAAGTTTTTATTGATAATACTAAAAAAGCAAATGGTAGAGGCGCTTACATAAGACCAACCATCGAAGCTGTTCAAAAAGTTAAAAAAACCAAAGCTTTAGAAAGAAATTTGAAAGCTAAAATAGATGAAGAATTCTATGAAAAACTTCTAGAAGAGGTAAAATTAAATTGGGATTAGAATTAGAAAAATTGCTAGGCTCATTAGGAATGATTTCCTCTGCTGGAAAACTAGTTTATGGTGAAAAACTTTTCGATCACATCAAACAAAATAAGGTGAAGATAGTATTGACAACATCAGATATGGGAAAATCACAATTAAAAAAAATAAACGATAAAGCTAATTTTTATAATATAAGAATAATAAATAATTTATTTGATTCTAAAACATTGAATAAAGCTATTGGAAGAAATAATGTTAAAAGCATTGGAGTTAATGATGATAACTTTGTAAAGTTAATTTTAAAAAACGTCGAATAAGAGAGGAGATGTAATTATGGCAAAAAATACAAAGCAAAATGATAAAAATAAAATACAAGCCAAAAACAAATCCAAAGCACATAACGCGAATTTAAAAAACCAATTAAAACAAACAACTGAAACTGGATTAATTGATGGTATTTTTGTTTATACAGAACCATTATCAATTGCAGATTTTGCAAAAAAATTAAATAAAGGTCCTGCTGAAATAGTTAAGTGATTTTTCACAAATGGTTCAATGGTAACTCAAAATCAAATTTTATCAGAAGAACAAATGGGTGAATTATGTATTGAATTTGGTTATGACTTTAAAAAGGAAACTACAGTAACTAAAGAAAATATTTTTGAAACTTTTAATGAAAAAGATGATCCAAAAGATTTAAAAGCCAAACCCCCAATAGTTACAATTATGGGGCATGTAGACCACGGTAAAACAACATTGCTAGACTCAATTAGAAATGCGAATGTTACTGAAGGAGAGTTTGGAGGTATTACCCAACATATTGGGGCATATCAAGCAACAATAAAAGAAAACAAAATTACATTCATCGATACACCAGGCCATGAAGCTTTCACAGAAATGAGAGCAAGAGGGAGTGAAGTTACTGATATAGTAATTTTGGTTGTTGCAGCAGATGATGGGGTTATGCCTCAAACAGAAGAAGCTATTGACCACGCCAAAGCAGCAGAAGTTCCAATTATTGTTTTTGTAAACAAAATTGATAAACCTGGAGCTGATCCAAGTAAAGTTAAAATGGAATTAATGAACTATGGTATTGTTGCAGAAGAATATGGTGGAGACATTCCTTTTATAGAAGGTTCTGCAAAAGCAAAAACAGGTTTGGATACTTTATTAGAAACTATCTTATTAATATCAGAACTTAAAGATTTAAAATCAAACCCTAATAAGTTTGCTCGTGGAACTGTTTTGGAAGCTAAATTAGATAAAAACAGAGGTCCTATTGCAACAGTTCTTGTTCAAGAAGGGACTTTAAGAATGAGAGATATTCTTATTGCTGGAGGTACTTTTGGTACTATTAAAGATTTAGAAAATGAAAATAAAGCAAAATTAAAAGAAGTATTACCTGGACAACCAGCTGTAATATTTGGTTTAAATGAAGTTCCAAAAGCTGGAGATAAATTTATCGTTGTTACAGAAGAGAAAATGGCAAGAGATATTGCTAAAGCTCAATTTGAAAAACAACAAAATGAAGCAAGACAAAAAAACCAAACATTTACACTTGATTCAATTAAATCTAAAATTGAATCTGGTGAATTAAAATCAATTAACATTATTTTAAAAGCAGATACACAAGGAACTGTTGAAGCTGTTAGAAACTCAATGTTAAAAATTAATATTGAAGGTGTAAAAATTAACGTTATTAGAGCAACTGTTGGAGCAATATCTGTAAGTGATGTTACTCTTGCGTTAGCATCTGATGCCTTGATATATGGTTTCAATGTAAGACCTACTGCTCAAGTTAGACAAAAAGCGGAAGAAGATGGTGTTGAAATAAGACTTCACAATATTATCTATAAATTAATTGAAGAAATTGCAGAAGCTGCAACTGGTATGTTAGATCCTGTTTTTGAAGAAAAATCACTTGGAGAAGCTGAAGTAAGACAATTATTTAAGCATTCACAAGTAGGAACTATTGCAGGATGTAGAATTATAAGTGGTACAGTACCAAGAAACTCAAAAGTGCATATCTTGCGTGATGGAATTGTAGTTTATACTGGTGAATTATCATCATTAAAAAACAAAAAAGATGACATCAAAGAGGCAAAAGAAGGTGCTGAATGTGGGCTTACAATTAAAAACTTTAATGATTTAAAAGAAAATGATATTATAGAAGCATATAAGGTAGAAGAGGTGAAATAGTTATGCCAAACGATATTAAAATTGAGAGAAATCAATCAACTATTTTAAGAGAATTAAACTTAATCTTACAAAGAGAATTTCCTGATTGTGAATATTTAAACACACTTACAATTCATGAAGTAAGACTGTCAAATGACATGAGTCATGCAAAAGTATTTTATTCATGTATGGATACATCTGCAGATCTTGCAGATGTAAAAGCTGAAATTGATGAAAACTTAAAAGAAATCAGAATGATTTTAGCAAGCAAAGTTGAAATGAGAAGTGTTCCAGAATTAACATTTGAATTTGATAAAACTTTAGAAAATGCTAATAAAATAGAAGAGATTCTTAAAGAAATAAAATAGAAAAAAACCTGCATAAGCAGGTTTTTTTATCTATATATAAGCAATTTATTTGTTAGTAATTGAATTCTATTGGTAGTGAGTGTGAATAAAACTATTGCAAATAGATCAAATACCATAAAGGCCAGTCAAGAATTTATAAATTGTATAAAACCATACATTTCTCCTAGTTCGACATAGGATCATATAAAATTTATAGATGCTGAACTTAATGGACCAAAAATAAATACTAAAAATCCAGAAATTATTAGTGAAAGGCTTCTGCTAAAACATTTTCCTTTACTGTAAACTTTGAATATTTTATCGTACATTAATCAAAATAGTAAAACTCAAATTGCCAATCCAATTCCGGATGTAAACCTAAATAAAGGACTCATCCCTCAGACTAGAAATTGAAGTAAACCATCTAACAAACCTATTGTCATACCCCAGTATATTCCTACCACTTGAAAGCTTATAGCAATAATAAAATATTTTAAGACAAATCCTACATTTACCCCCGTAATAACTAAAGGAATAACAACATTTATCATACTAACAGCTGTGGACATACTTAGTAACAAACTAACAAGAGTTATTTTTAGAGTCTCACTCTTAAACCTTGTGTGCTTGCCTGCTTTATTAAGTTTGCTGATTTCGTAATCAACATTAATTTGGTTGAATTCATCAACTAAATCAATTTGCTGATCATTTTCATCAGTATTCTTCATCGGCTAATTCTCCCTCTAACAAAAAATGATAGAATTCAATTAATATTCACCTCAAATATTATTATATTATAATATATAGAGATTGGGGTAGAATAATGAATAGTTTCTTTTTAGGTGAGTTAAATAAAAATGTTTTTGAAATTAAAAATGAAGATTTTCATCACATAAAAAATGTAATAAAATTAAGGGAAAAAGAACAGATTCTTTGTATTTTTGATAACTCTAAATATTTGTGTGAAATTACACAAATATCTGATAACACTTGTTTTGCACAAATTGTAAGCAAAATACAAGATCATAAAAAGCAATATAGAGTGAATTTAATACTTGGCATAATTAGAGAGCAAAAGTGAGATTTTGTTCTTCAAAAAGCCACAGAATTAGGTGTAGATACCATAATTCCTGTTGAATTTAAGAGAAACGTTGTTAAAGTTGATCAAAAAAAAGAAGCAAACAAAATTCAAAGATGATTATCAATTTGTGAGAGTGCTGCAAAACAGTCTAAAAGAACATCTATTCCAGATATCACAACCATTATTAGAAATATAAATGATCTTGAAAAATATAGTGCAGATTTAAATCTGGTTTGTTGAGAAGAAGAAAAGAAAAACACTTTAAAAAGTGAACTTGCAAAAGAATTCAAAACAATAAACATAGTAATTGGACCAGAAGGTGGCATATCACCAGAAGAAATAATTAAACTAAATAAGCTTGGATATATAAATGTTAGTTTAGGTGATAATATAATGAGAGCAGAAACGGTACCATTATTTTTACTAAGTTGTTTAAGTTATGAAAAAGAGGGTTAAGTTATGGAGAAAAATTTCAGTAAATTAATTACAACAGATTTAGAACAAATTAATAACCAATTAAAAGGAGTTTCTATCAATAAAAATATGAAAAATTTTATTGATAAAAACATTAGTTTTATAAAAAGAAAATTAAAAAATATAGTCAAAATAAAAACTCACGGTTCATATGCCACTGGAGAATTTTATAATTTTGATAAAGTATTAAATGTAGACTTATTAGCAATAAAATATGTTAACAATAGTATGTATAAAACTTAT
This genomic interval from Spiroplasma monobiae MQ-1 contains the following:
- a CDS encoding RsmE family RNA methyltransferase, coding for MNSFFLGELNKNVFEIKNEDFHHIKNVIKLREKEQILCIFDNSKYLCEITQISDNTCFAQIVSKIQDHKKQYRVNLILGIIREQKWDFVLQKATELGVDTIIPVEFKRNVVKVDQKKEANKIQRWLSICESAAKQSKRTSIPDITTIIRNINDLEKYSADLNLVCWEEEKKNTLKSELAKEFKTINIVIGPEGGISPEEIIKLNKLGYINVSLGDNIMRAETVPLFLLSCLSYEKEG
- the rnpM gene encoding RNase P modulator RnpM, which translates into the protein MTKELNLRKDAASNKMYPKIELIRVVRNKSGEVFIDNTKKANGRGAYIRPTIEAVQKVKKTKALERNLKAKIDEEFYEKLLEEVKLNWD
- the rbfA gene encoding 30S ribosome-binding factor RbfA, with translation MPNDIKIERNQSTILRELNLILQREFPDCEYLNTLTIHEVRLSNDMSHAKVFYSCMDTSADLADVKAEIDENLKEIRMILASKVEMRSVPELTFEFDKTLENANKIEEILKEIK
- the infB gene encoding translation initiation factor IF-2; amino-acid sequence: MAKNTKQNDKNKIQAKNKSKAHNANLKNQLKQTTETGLIDGIFVYTEPLSIADFAKKLNKGPAEIVKWFFTNGSMVTQNQILSEEQMGELCIEFGYDFKKETTVTKENIFETFNEKDDPKDLKAKPPIVTIMGHVDHGKTTLLDSIRNANVTEGEFGGITQHIGAYQATIKENKITFIDTPGHEAFTEMRARGSEVTDIVILVVAADDGVMPQTEEAIDHAKAAEVPIIVFVNKIDKPGADPSKVKMELMNYGIVAEEYGGDIPFIEGSAKAKTGLDTLLETILLISELKDLKSNPNKFARGTVLEAKLDKNRGPIATVLVQEGTLRMRDILIAGGTFGTIKDLENENKAKLKEVLPGQPAVIFGLNEVPKAGDKFIVVTEEKMARDIAKAQFEKQQNEARQKNQTFTLDSIKSKIESGELKSINIILKADTQGTVEAVRNSMLKINIEGVKINVIRATVGAISVSDVTLALASDALIYGFNVRPTAQVRQKAEEDGVEIRLHNIIYKLIEEIAEAATGMLDPVFEEKSLGEAEVRQLFKHSQVGTIAGCRIISGTVPRNSKVHILRDGIVVYTGELSSLKNKKDDIKEAKEGAECGLTIKNFNDLKENDIIEAYKVEEVK
- a CDS encoding L7Ae/L30e/S12e/Gadd45 family ribosomal protein; translation: MGLELEKLLGSLGMISSAGKLVYGEKLFDHIKQNKVKIVLTTSDMGKSQLKKINDKANFYNIRIINNLFDSKTLNKAIGRNNVKSIGVNDDNFVKLILKNVE